One part of the Peromyscus eremicus chromosome 18, PerEre_H2_v1, whole genome shotgun sequence genome encodes these proteins:
- the Mars1 gene encoding methionine--tRNA ligase, cytoplasmic isoform X1 codes for MRLFVSEGSPGSLPVLAAAARARGQAELLISTVGPEECVVPFLTRPKVPVLQLNNGNYLFSTSAICRYFFLLSGWEQDDLTNQWLEWEATELQPVLSAALHCLVVQGKRGEDVLGPLRRALTHIDHSLSRQNCPFLAGDTESLADIVLWGALYPLLQDPAYLPEELGALQSWFQTLSTQEPCQRAAETVLKQQGVLALRPYLQKQPQPQPRPPEGRAVSNEPEEEELATLSEEDIVMAVTAWEKGLGSLPPLQPQQQPVLPVAGERNVLITSALPYVNNVPHLGNIIGCVLSADVFARYSRLRQWNTLYLCGTDEYGTATETKAMEEGLTPQEICDKYHAIHADIYRWFNISFDTFGRTTTPQQTKITQDIFQRLLTRGFVLQDTVEQLRCERCARFLADRFVEGVCPFCGYEEARGDQCDKCGKLINAIELKKPQCKVCRSRPVVRSSRHLFLDLPKLEKRLEDWLGKTLPGSDWTPNARFIIRSWLRDGLKPRCITRDLKWGTPVPLEGFEDKVFYVWFDATIGYLSITANYTDQWERWWKNPEQVDLYQFMAKDNVPFHGLVFPCSALGAEDNYTLVKNLIATEYLNYEDGKFSKSRGVGVFGDMAQDTGIPADIWRFYLLYIRPEGQDSAFSWTDMMIKNNSELLNNLGNFINRAGMFVSKFFGGCVPEMVLAHEDRRLLAHVSWELQHYHQLLEKVRIRDALRSILTISRHGNQYIQVNEPWKRIKGSEVDRQRAGTVTGVAVNIAALLSVMLQPYMPTVSATIQTQLQLPLPACRVLVTSFVCTLPAGHRIGTVSPLFQKLENDQIENLRQRFGGGQLEESLELKAKGSPKPAAVEAVTTAGPAQIQMLMEEVTKQGNIVRELKAQKADKNQVAAEVTKLLDLKKQLALAEGRPMETPKGKKKK; via the exons ATGAGACTGTTCGTGAGCGAGGGCTCCCCGGGGAGCCTGCCAGTGCTGGCTGCGGCCGCGAGGGCCCGGGGCCAGGCGGAGCTGCTCATCAGCACCGTGGGCCCCGAAG AGTGTGTGGTACCATTCCTGACCCGGCCTAAGGTCCCCGTCTTGCAGCTGAATAATGGCAACTACCTCTTCTCAACTAGTGCGATCTGCCG GTATTTTTTTCTGCTCTCTGGCTGGGAGCAGGATGACCTTACCAACCAGTGGCTGGAGTGGGAAGCCACAGAGCTGCAG CCGGTGTTGTCCGCTGCCCTACACTGTCTAGTGGttcaagggaagagaggagaagatgTGCTTGGCCCGCTTCGGAGAGCCCTGACTCACATCGATCACAGCCTGAGTCGTCAGAACTGCCCTTTCCTGGCCGGG GACACAGAATCTCTAGCTGACATTGTTTTGTGGGGAGCACTGTATCCATTACTGCAAGACCCAGCTTACCTCCCTG AGGAGTTGGGTGCCCTACAAAGCTGGTTCCAGACGCTGAGTACCCAGGAGCCATGTCAGCGAGCTGCAGAAACTGTGCTGAAGCAGCAGGGTGTCCTGGCTCTGCGTCCCTACCTCCAAAAACAGCCCCAGCCGCAGCCCCGCCCTCCTGAGGGGAGGGCTGTCAGCAATGAACCTGAG GAGGAGGAGCTGGCCACCCTGTCTGAGGAGGACATTGTCATGGCTGTGACTGCTTGGGAAAAGGGTCTGGGAAGCCTGCCCCCACTGcagccccagcagcagccagT gTTGCCTGTGGCTGGGGAAAGGAATGTGCTCATCACAAGTGCCCTCCCTTACGTCAACAATGTGCCCCATCTTGGAAACATCATTGGCTGTGTGCTCAGTGCTGATGTCTTTGCAAG ATACTCTCGCCTGCGCCAGTGGAATACTCTCTATCTGTGTGGGACAGATGAGTATGGTACAGCGACAGAGACCAAGGCTATGGAAGAGGGTCTGACCCCACAGGAAATCTGTGACAAATACCACGCCATCCACGCTGACATCTACCGCTGGTTTAACATCTCATTCGATACTTTTGGTCGCACCACCACGCCACAGCAGACCAA AATCACCCAGGACATCTTCCAGAGGTTGCTGACGCGGGGCTTTGTGCTGCAAGACACCGTGGAGCAGCTGCGGTGTGAGCGGTGTGCGCGATTCCTGGCCGACCGCTTCGTGGAGGGAGTGTGTCCCTTCTGTGGCTACGAGGAGGCCCGAGGTGACCAGTGTGACAAGTGTGGCAAGCTCATCAATGCCATTGAACTCAAG AAACCTCAATGCAAAGTCTGCCGGTCACGCCCTGTGGTGAGGTCCTCTCGGCACCTGTTCCTGGACTTACCTAAG CTGGAGAAGCGGCTGGAGGACTGGCTGGGGAAGACATTGCCTGGCAGTGACTGGACACCCAATGCTCGATTTATTATTCGTTCTTGGCTTCGAGACGGCCTCAAGCCACGATGCATAACCAGAGACCTCAAATGGGGAACCCCGGTGCCTTTGGAAGGCTTTGAGGACAAG GTATTCTATGTCTGGTTTGATGCCACTATTGGTTACCTGTCCATCACAGCCAACTATACAGACCAGTGGGAGAGATGGTGGAAGAATCCAGAACAA GTGGACCTTTACCAGTTCATGGCCAAAGACAATGTTCCCTTCCATGGCCTGGTCTTTCCCTGTTCAGCCCTAGGAGCTGAGGACAACTATACCTTAGTCAAGAACCTCATTGCTACAG AGTACCTGAATTATGAGGATGGGAAATTCTCTAAGAGCCGGGGGGTAGGAGTGTTTGGAGACATGGCCCAGGATACAGGGATCCCTGCTGACATCTGGCGCTTTTATCTGCTGTACATTCGGCCTGAGGGTCAGGACAGTGCCTTCTCCTGGACAGACATGATGATTAAAAACAATTCTGAGCTGCTTAACAACCTGGGCAACTTCATCAACAG AGCTGGCATGTTTGTGTCAAAGTTTTTTGGGGGCTGTGTGCCTGAGATGGTGCTTGCCCACGAGGACAGACGCCTGCTGGCCCATGTCTCCTGGGAGCTCCAGCACTACCACCAGCTGCTCGAGAAGGTCCG gaTCCGGGATGCCTTGCGCAGTATCCTTACCATATCTCGACATGGCAACCAATACATCCAAGTGAATGAGCCCTGGAAGCGGATTAAAGGAAGTGAGGTGGACAG gCAGCGGGCAGGCACAGTGACAGGCGTGGCAGTGAACATCGCTGCCCTGCTGTCCGTCATGCTGCAGCCTTACATGCCTACAGTTAGCGCCACCATCCAGACCCAGCTACAGCTTCCACTTCCCGCGTGCCGCGTCCTTGTCACCAGCTTCGTTTGTACCTTACCAGCAGGTCACCGAATTGGCACA GTCAGTCCTTTGTTCCAAAAACTGGAAAATGACCAGATTGAAAATTTGAGGCAACGTTTTGGAGGGGGCCAG CTAGAAGAGTCCTTGGAGTTAAAG GCTAAAGGATCCCCCAAGCCAGCAGCTGTGGAGGCGGTTACAACAGCTGGGCCAGCGCAGATACAGATGTTAATGGAGGAAGTGACCAAGCAG GGCAACATAGTCCGAGAGCTGAAAGCCCAGAAGGCAGACAAGAACCAGGTTGCCGCAGAGGTGACGAAGCTCTTGGATCTAAAGAAACAGTTGGCTTTGGCTGAGGGGAGACCCATGGAAACCCCTAAAGGCAAGAAGAAAAAGTGA
- the Ddit3 gene encoding DNA damage-inducible transcript 3 protein isoform X1, whose product MFPKPRPTTDMAAESLPFTLEAVSSWELEAWYEDLQEVLSSDDNGGPYISPPGNEEEESKPLTTLDPASLAWLTEEPGPAEVTSTSQSPCSPDSSQSSMAQEEEEEEGQSRKRKHSGQCPARAGKQRMKEKEQENERKVVELAQENERLKQEIERLTREVEATRRALIDRMVNLHQA is encoded by the exons ATGTTCCCAA AACCCCGTCCAACCACAGACATGGCAGCTGAGTCCCTGCCTTTCACCTTGGAGGCGGTGTCCAGCTGGGAGCTGGAAGCCTGGTATGAGGACCTGCAGGAGGTGCTGTCCTCAGATGACAATGGGGGTCCCTATATTTCACCCCCTGGGAACGAGGAG GAAGAATCGAAACCCCTCACCACTCTTGACCCTGCATCCCTGGCGTGGCTGACTGAGGAGCCAGGGCCAGCAGAGGTCACAAGCACCTCCCAGAGCCCTTGCTCTCCGGATTCCAGTCAGAGTTCTATggctcaggaggaggaggaggaggaaggacagtctAGGAAACGGAAACACAGTGGTCAGTGCCCGGCCCGGGCCGGGAAGCAGCGCATGAAGGAGAAGGAACAGGAGAATGAGAGGAAAGTGGTAGAGCTGGCCCAGGAGAACGAACGACTCAAGCAGGAAATCGAGCGCCTGACCAGGGAGGTGGAGGCCACTCGCCGGGCTCTCATCGACCGCATGGTGAATCTGCACCAAGCATGA
- the Mars1 gene encoding methionine--tRNA ligase, cytoplasmic isoform X2, which yields MRLFVSEGSPGSLPVLAAAARARGQAELLISTVGPEECVVPFLTRPKVPVLQLNNGNYLFSTSAICRYFFLLSGWEQDDLTNQWLEWEATELQPVLSAALHCLVVQGKRGEDVLGPLRRALTHIDHSLSRQNCPFLAGDTESLADIVLWGALYPLLQDPAYLPEELGALQSWFQTLSTQEPCQRAAETVLKQQGVLALRPYLQKQPQPQPRPPEGRAVSNEPEEEELATLSEEDIVMAVTAWEKGLGSLPPLQPQQQPVLPVAGERNVLITSALPYVNNVPHLGNIIGCVLSADVFARYSRLRQWNTLYLCGTDEYGTATETKAMEEGLTPQEICDKYHAIHADIYRWFNISFDTFGRTTTPQQTKITQDIFQRLLTRGFVLQDTVEQLRCERCARFLADRFVEGVCPFCGYEEARGDQCDKCGKLINAIELKKPQCKVCRSRPVVRSSRHLFLDLPKLEKRLEDWLGKTLPGSDWTPNARFIIRSWLRDGLKPRCITRDLKWGTPVPLEGFEDKVFYVWFDATIGYLSITANYTDQWERWWKNPEQVDLYQFMAKDNVPFHGLVFPCSALGAEDNYTLVKNLIATEYLNYEDGKFSKSRGVGVFGDMAQDTGIPADIWRFYLLYIRPEGQDSAFSWTDMMIKNNSELLNNLGNFINRAGMFVSKFFGGCVPEMVLAHEDRRLLAHVSWELQHYHQLLEKVRIRDALRSILTISRHGNQYIQVNEPWKRIKGSEVDRQRAGTVTGVAVNIAALLSVMLQPYMPTVSATIQTQLQLPLPACRVLVTSFVCTLPAGHRIGTVSPLFQKLENDQIENLRQRFGGGQAKGSPKPAAVEAVTTAGPAQIQMLMEEVTKQGNIVRELKAQKADKNQVAAEVTKLLDLKKQLALAEGRPMETPKGKKKK from the exons ATGAGACTGTTCGTGAGCGAGGGCTCCCCGGGGAGCCTGCCAGTGCTGGCTGCGGCCGCGAGGGCCCGGGGCCAGGCGGAGCTGCTCATCAGCACCGTGGGCCCCGAAG AGTGTGTGGTACCATTCCTGACCCGGCCTAAGGTCCCCGTCTTGCAGCTGAATAATGGCAACTACCTCTTCTCAACTAGTGCGATCTGCCG GTATTTTTTTCTGCTCTCTGGCTGGGAGCAGGATGACCTTACCAACCAGTGGCTGGAGTGGGAAGCCACAGAGCTGCAG CCGGTGTTGTCCGCTGCCCTACACTGTCTAGTGGttcaagggaagagaggagaagatgTGCTTGGCCCGCTTCGGAGAGCCCTGACTCACATCGATCACAGCCTGAGTCGTCAGAACTGCCCTTTCCTGGCCGGG GACACAGAATCTCTAGCTGACATTGTTTTGTGGGGAGCACTGTATCCATTACTGCAAGACCCAGCTTACCTCCCTG AGGAGTTGGGTGCCCTACAAAGCTGGTTCCAGACGCTGAGTACCCAGGAGCCATGTCAGCGAGCTGCAGAAACTGTGCTGAAGCAGCAGGGTGTCCTGGCTCTGCGTCCCTACCTCCAAAAACAGCCCCAGCCGCAGCCCCGCCCTCCTGAGGGGAGGGCTGTCAGCAATGAACCTGAG GAGGAGGAGCTGGCCACCCTGTCTGAGGAGGACATTGTCATGGCTGTGACTGCTTGGGAAAAGGGTCTGGGAAGCCTGCCCCCACTGcagccccagcagcagccagT gTTGCCTGTGGCTGGGGAAAGGAATGTGCTCATCACAAGTGCCCTCCCTTACGTCAACAATGTGCCCCATCTTGGAAACATCATTGGCTGTGTGCTCAGTGCTGATGTCTTTGCAAG ATACTCTCGCCTGCGCCAGTGGAATACTCTCTATCTGTGTGGGACAGATGAGTATGGTACAGCGACAGAGACCAAGGCTATGGAAGAGGGTCTGACCCCACAGGAAATCTGTGACAAATACCACGCCATCCACGCTGACATCTACCGCTGGTTTAACATCTCATTCGATACTTTTGGTCGCACCACCACGCCACAGCAGACCAA AATCACCCAGGACATCTTCCAGAGGTTGCTGACGCGGGGCTTTGTGCTGCAAGACACCGTGGAGCAGCTGCGGTGTGAGCGGTGTGCGCGATTCCTGGCCGACCGCTTCGTGGAGGGAGTGTGTCCCTTCTGTGGCTACGAGGAGGCCCGAGGTGACCAGTGTGACAAGTGTGGCAAGCTCATCAATGCCATTGAACTCAAG AAACCTCAATGCAAAGTCTGCCGGTCACGCCCTGTGGTGAGGTCCTCTCGGCACCTGTTCCTGGACTTACCTAAG CTGGAGAAGCGGCTGGAGGACTGGCTGGGGAAGACATTGCCTGGCAGTGACTGGACACCCAATGCTCGATTTATTATTCGTTCTTGGCTTCGAGACGGCCTCAAGCCACGATGCATAACCAGAGACCTCAAATGGGGAACCCCGGTGCCTTTGGAAGGCTTTGAGGACAAG GTATTCTATGTCTGGTTTGATGCCACTATTGGTTACCTGTCCATCACAGCCAACTATACAGACCAGTGGGAGAGATGGTGGAAGAATCCAGAACAA GTGGACCTTTACCAGTTCATGGCCAAAGACAATGTTCCCTTCCATGGCCTGGTCTTTCCCTGTTCAGCCCTAGGAGCTGAGGACAACTATACCTTAGTCAAGAACCTCATTGCTACAG AGTACCTGAATTATGAGGATGGGAAATTCTCTAAGAGCCGGGGGGTAGGAGTGTTTGGAGACATGGCCCAGGATACAGGGATCCCTGCTGACATCTGGCGCTTTTATCTGCTGTACATTCGGCCTGAGGGTCAGGACAGTGCCTTCTCCTGGACAGACATGATGATTAAAAACAATTCTGAGCTGCTTAACAACCTGGGCAACTTCATCAACAG AGCTGGCATGTTTGTGTCAAAGTTTTTTGGGGGCTGTGTGCCTGAGATGGTGCTTGCCCACGAGGACAGACGCCTGCTGGCCCATGTCTCCTGGGAGCTCCAGCACTACCACCAGCTGCTCGAGAAGGTCCG gaTCCGGGATGCCTTGCGCAGTATCCTTACCATATCTCGACATGGCAACCAATACATCCAAGTGAATGAGCCCTGGAAGCGGATTAAAGGAAGTGAGGTGGACAG gCAGCGGGCAGGCACAGTGACAGGCGTGGCAGTGAACATCGCTGCCCTGCTGTCCGTCATGCTGCAGCCTTACATGCCTACAGTTAGCGCCACCATCCAGACCCAGCTACAGCTTCCACTTCCCGCGTGCCGCGTCCTTGTCACCAGCTTCGTTTGTACCTTACCAGCAGGTCACCGAATTGGCACA GTCAGTCCTTTGTTCCAAAAACTGGAAAATGACCAGATTGAAAATTTGAGGCAACGTTTTGGAGGGGGCCAG GCTAAAGGATCCCCCAAGCCAGCAGCTGTGGAGGCGGTTACAACAGCTGGGCCAGCGCAGATACAGATGTTAATGGAGGAAGTGACCAAGCAG GGCAACATAGTCCGAGAGCTGAAAGCCCAGAAGGCAGACAAGAACCAGGTTGCCGCAGAGGTGACGAAGCTCTTGGATCTAAAGAAACAGTTGGCTTTGGCTGAGGGGAGACCCATGGAAACCCCTAAAGGCAAGAAGAAAAAGTGA
- the Ddit3 gene encoding DNA damage-inducible transcript 3 protein isoform X2 codes for MAAESLPFTLEAVSSWELEAWYEDLQEVLSSDDNGGPYISPPGNEEEESKPLTTLDPASLAWLTEEPGPAEVTSTSQSPCSPDSSQSSMAQEEEEEEGQSRKRKHSGQCPARAGKQRMKEKEQENERKVVELAQENERLKQEIERLTREVEATRRALIDRMVNLHQA; via the exons ATGGCAGCTGAGTCCCTGCCTTTCACCTTGGAGGCGGTGTCCAGCTGGGAGCTGGAAGCCTGGTATGAGGACCTGCAGGAGGTGCTGTCCTCAGATGACAATGGGGGTCCCTATATTTCACCCCCTGGGAACGAGGAG GAAGAATCGAAACCCCTCACCACTCTTGACCCTGCATCCCTGGCGTGGCTGACTGAGGAGCCAGGGCCAGCAGAGGTCACAAGCACCTCCCAGAGCCCTTGCTCTCCGGATTCCAGTCAGAGTTCTATggctcaggaggaggaggaggaggaaggacagtctAGGAAACGGAAACACAGTGGTCAGTGCCCGGCCCGGGCCGGGAAGCAGCGCATGAAGGAGAAGGAACAGGAGAATGAGAGGAAAGTGGTAGAGCTGGCCCAGGAGAACGAACGACTCAAGCAGGAAATCGAGCGCCTGACCAGGGAGGTGGAGGCCACTCGCCGGGCTCTCATCGACCGCATGGTGAATCTGCACCAAGCATGA